One Capsicum annuum cultivar UCD-10X-F1 chromosome 2, UCD10Xv1.1, whole genome shotgun sequence genomic window carries:
- the LOC107860514 gene encoding transcription factor MYB16, whose translation MGRSPCCDKVGLKKGPWTPEEDQKLLAYIEEHGHGSWRALPAKAGLQRCGKSCRLRWTNYLRPDIKRGKFTLQEEQTIIQLHALLGNRWSAIATHLPKRTDNEIKNYWNTHLKKRLVKMGIDPVTHKPKNDALLSNDGQSKNAANLSHMAQWESARLEAEARLARQSKLRSSSFHSSITSQEFTAPSPSSPLSKPVVGPTRCLDVLKAWNGVWTKPMNDVSVANASAGISVTGLARDLESPTSTLGYFENAQHISTSGIGGNSTILYEFVGNSSGSSEGGIMNNEESEEDWKGFGNSSTGHLPEYNKDGINENSLSFTSGLQDLTLPMDTTWTAESLRSNTDQISPANFVETFTDLLLSNSGDGDLSEGGGTESDNGGEGSGSGNASENCEDNKNYWNSIFNLVNNPSPSDSAMF comes from the exons ATGGGTCGATCTCCATGCTGTGATAAAGTTGGGCTGAAAAAAGGACCTTGGACACCTGAAGAAgatcaaaaactcttagcttatatTGAAGAACATGGTCATGGTAGCTGGCGTGCATTACCTGCCAAAGCTG GACTTCAAAGATGTGGAAAGAGTTGTAGGCTCAGGTGGACTAATTACCTAAGGCCTGATATCAAGAGAGGAAAATTTACTTTACAAGAAGAACAAACCATCATTCAACTCCATGCTCTCTTAGGGAATAG GTGGTCGGCCATAGCCACTCATTTGCCCAAACGAACAGATAACGAGATCAAGAATTATTGGAATACGCATCTTAAGAAGCGGCTAGTGAAAATGGGCATTGACCCGGTGACCCACAAGCCCAAAAACGATGCACTGTTGTCCAATGACGGTCAGTCCAAGAACGCGGCTAACCTTAGCCACATGGCTCAGTGGGAAAGTGCTCGGCTCGAAGCTGAAGCTAGACTAGCTAGACAATCGAAGCTCAGGTCCAGTAGTTTCCATAGTTCAATCACTTCTCAAGAATTTACTGCTCCTTCACCTTCTAGTCCTCTTAGTAAACCGGTCGTGGGCCCAACACGTTGTCTAGACGTGCTGAAAGCCTGGAACGGTGTTTGGACCAAACCAATGAATGATGTTTCTGTCGCGAATGCTAGTGCTGGTATTTCAGTCACTGGCCTCGCAAGGGACTTGGAATCCCCTACTTCTACACTAGGCTATTTCGAAAATGCTCAACATATTTCCACATCAGGAATTGGAGGAAATTCAACTATTCTGTATGAATTTGTTGGCAATTCATCAGGGTCTAGTGAAGGTGGAATTATGAAcaatgaagaaagtgaagaagaTTGGAAGGGATTTGGAAACTCATCAACTGGACATTTGCCTGAATACAACAAAGATGGGATTAATGAAAATTCACTTTCATTCACATCAGGACTACAAGATTTGACCCTACCAATGGACACAACATGGACAGCAGAGTCTCTAAGGTCAAATACAGATCAAATTTCCCCTGCCAATTTTGTTGAGACATTTACTGATCTCTTGCTTAGCAATTCAGGCGATGGTGATTTGTCCGAAGGCGGTGGCACGGAGTCCGATAACGGAGGGGAAGGTAGTGGCAGCGGAAATGCTAGTGAGAACTGTGAAGATAACAAGAATTACTGGAATAGTATTTTTAACTTAGTCAATAATCCTTCCCCATCTGATTCAGCTATGTTCTGA